CTGACGGCAGTTGCGACGGCTCGTTTCGACGCCGTCCGCCCCGTTCAACCATCCCCCGAGACCCTCGCCGCCGCTAGCACCAGCTCCTGGGCTTATGCCTTCGTTGTCGCTGCCCTGCTCCTCTTCAGCGCGGCCATCATCGGCGGATGGCTGCTTCGCCCCATCCCTGCCAAATCGCATCCGGAGGAGCTGACCGCCCGCGACGAGGCTACAGACCGTCCAGCGGAGAAGGCTCTAGTGCCGGCCACGTCGGCGATCCAGCCGGTTGCTGCTTCGAGCCCGGGCTCCGTGGTTCGGGTGATGGTACAGAGCGGGTGCCACGGGTGAAGACGATGCTTCAGGTAGAGATGGTCACCGGGAAAGCCACAGTCGTCTGTGCCGCGAAAGGAAACCTCGACGCGAGCACCGCGACGACCTTCCGAGGAGCCATCGCATTGTGCCTTGGTGGACCTGGACTGATCATCGACCTTTCAGAGATGCGCTTCATTGACGGCTCTGGGCTGACTGCTCTGGTCGGTGCCATTAGGCGAGCCCAAGATCAGCGAACTCAAGTTGCGGTGGTTGCCCCGACAGGAAGCATCCGGGACGTGCTTGACGAAGCCGGCTTGGACGCGATCGTCAGCGTCTTGGAGACAATCGATCAGGCGCTCGCCGAGCTCGACGACGATGTCGGCGCTCTGCTCCTCACTGAAGGTTTTCGATGAGCAGAGCTACGCCCTGGCCTGATCCGACACAGACGCCGAGGATCCCGTAGCGCGCGTGACGTGGGTGACGCCCTCCGCCTCGACGCAGCGCACTACCAGCTCGGCGACGCTGCCTGGCTCCCGCATCGTCGGGTCGAACACGAACGCCAATTATTTGCACCAACGAGCGTGGGTCAGTCCGAAGGCGCCCAGGGCGGACCGTCCACGTCGATCGGTGCCAGCGACGAGGTTGGAACAGTGAAGCGTTCGCTTCGAGATGTCCACTCCTGATGGGCCGCCGAGATCTCCTCTCGGGTGCGGGCCACGTAGTTCCACCACATCAAGATCGGCTCTTCGAATGGCACCCCACCGACCAGCACAGCTCTCGCCCGGTCCGGGGTTCGCAGTCGGATCTCATCACGGCCAAGCCCGAGATAGACCAGATGGCCTGGCTCGGCGACACGTCCCTCAACCTGCACAACGCCCTCGAGCGGAACGACCGCGTACTCGAAGGATCGCTCGGCCGGGAGCTCGACATCCGAGCTCAGCTCAAGATCGACCCCAACGTGATCGCTGTCCCGCCGAGCGCTCGAGCGGGCGCCACCAACCTCGCCGACGAGAACCGTCGCGGTGGATCCGCCTCCCAAATCGAGTCTGGGAAGCTCACCGTGATGCTCGAACTCGGGAGGGGCGTTCCGGGTCGCCTCGGGCTGGGCCACCCACAGCTGGGCGATATGCACAGGGCCGCCGACGGGATGCTCCTCGGCGTGAACGATCCCACGGCCGGCGGTCATCAGGTTCAGCTCCCCAGGCCTGATCGGCTGCTCGCTGCCGAGGCTGTCGCGATGCACCAGCTCACCTGCGAGCACCCAGGTGACCGTCTGAAGCCCGATATGGGGATGCGGCCCGATCCCGGACTCACCGCTTGCGGCATCGACCGGTCCAGCGTGATCGAAAAAACACCAAGCGCCGACGGTCCGCCGGCCACGTTGGGGCAGCGCACGCCGCACTGCCATCGCGCCGACCGTGGCCGACCTGCTCTCCATGATCTCGATGTCGCCCACCGGGTCACCGGCAGCAGGCACCGTGTCAGCGTCAAGATCTGTGACAGGTCCACTCACACCTGCAACCTCTCTATCGGCTCCGCCATCACCCAGGGGGCGGCGTCTTGAAGTCCACGAAGGCATCGCCGATTCGCTCTGGATGCTCTTTCAGCCACCGCCGGGCGTATGGGCACCACGGCACGATCGTCAGCTTGTCCTCACCCGCATTCGCCAGCGCCGCTTCGACCAGCCGGGCGGCCACGCCTTGCCCACGAAACACCTCCGGGACTTCGGTGTGAAGTAGCAACAAGCGGCCACCGTCCACCTCGTACTCCAGCTTGGCGGTGGCCCCGTCCATCGTGACAGCGAACCTTTCAGCAGCGGTGTCATCGATCACTGACCGTGCCATGGCGCATCGTACCGGCAAGACCACCGGAAACCAGAAGACCGAAGCAATGCGTCGACTCGTCGCAAGCGCGGGATGGGTGCGCACTACAGGCTCCTCTTAGAGCGGCGAGGAGTGAGATGGCCGGGCGTCGAACAACAGAGGTCCTCAAAAATGAGCTGCCATGGGAAGACCCGGTCGCCCTAGCTGCCGAGCGCGGCGCCTTCGGTCCGTGCCGCGGCGATTTGGTCATCGGGGAAGGCAGCGACACCCTTCTGATTCATTGGGCCGGGGCGGAGCAAGACGCCGCCTACGACAGCGCCGTGAACGCCACCCGGGCGAAGATCAGGTTGACATACATGGTCCAGCGCCACGACAGGAATTCGGTCAGAACCCCGCCGAGCAGCAAACCGACCGCTCCGCCGGCCCCGACGATCGCCCCGAAGATGCCGAACGCCTTACCGCGGTCGGCTGGCTCGGTGAAGTTGGTGGTCAAAAGCGACAGAGCTGAGGGCACCAGCAGCGCCGCGAACGCACCCTGGCAGGCCCGCGCGGTTATCAGCATGGCGAAGTTCACTGAAGCGCCACCGATGGCGGACACTCCGGCGAAGCCCACCAGGCCGATCAAGAAGGTGACCTTCCGGCCCAGAAGGTCGGCGAGCCGGCCACCGAGAAGCAGCAGGCTCCCGAACGCCAGCCCGTAGGCGGTGACCACCCATTGGCGGCCGGCGGTGCTGAAGTGGAGGGCTCTCTGCGCCGACGGCAGGGCGACGTTCATCACAGTGAGATCGAGGACCACCATCAACTGGGCCAGCCCGATGACGCCCAGGATCAGCCAGCGCCGGTCCCGGCGCCAGGGCAGGCGCCACATCGCCCGGCGGGAGACGGAGACGCGACGGCGAGCCACGACCAACAGAGTTCTGCGAGGGCTCCGGCGAGGACTAGGGGTTTCCTAGATGATCTTTGGGCCAACATTTCAGAGAATGGTGCAGGAGGTGATGCGGCCATTGATCGGTGACAGCCGCACTCCCGAGTCTGGACGGGTCGGCCTTGGACATCTGACCAGTTCGCGGATGGCCGCCAGAACATGCTCGGGATCGCACCGCTTGTTGCACAAGCATCAACCACAAAGGAGTGAGCCGTTCCATGAGTGACACACTGCCGATCGAAAGAAAGGTCGAGGTGGCGCGGGAATTCGTTGCCCGGGTGTTCAACGAGCACCAGCCAGATCGGGCTTGCGACTACTTCACCGATGATGTCGTATGGCACGGCGGTTCCTTGGGGAAGATCGCCGGTGTCGACAACGTGGTCAACCTGCTCCGAGCTTTCATCGGTGCACTTCCGGATCTGAACGCCGCTGAACAGGATCTGATCGCCAGCGGAGATCTGGTTGCCATGCGACTGGTCGTAACCGCTACACACAGCGCCGACCTGTTGGGAATACCCAACACCGGTCGCCGCGTGCAATGGGACGCCGTCGACATCTACAGGGTGAACGACGACGGCAAGATCAGCGAAGAGTGGGCGCTCGACGATATGGCCTCATTCGCCAGCCAGCTCGGGGCGATATCACTTCCCTGGGCCGGGTAATCCCCCCCCCGCTCTTGAATGGTCCAGAACTGTCAGCTACTGACGAAGATCGCCTGCTCGAGGCTGTAGGTACCGGCGGGCAGGTTGTTCCGCAACGGTACCTTCGCGAAACCGTTGCCCCTGGGCTGGAGAATCCAGAAGTCGGGGCGGGCCTCGGTGCCGACGATCACATCGCCCGCGTATCTGGCGAGGGAGGCCGCCGGCGCAAGGTAGGTGTAGCCCGTCGCGTCGTCATTCAGGTATAGGCCCGAAAGCGGTGCGCGAGCTCCCTTGGTGCTCCCGGGAGGGTTCGGGATCGCGGCGATCGGATTCGGGCCTTCGGCGAAAGTTGCGATCGTCCGTGTCCTCCCGCCGGGGTCGACCGCGACGACGGCGCCGCTCGCGCCAGCGTCGACCGTGAGGAGCGCGTCCCCGGCGGCCGAACCGAAGCCAGGAGGGGCGATCACGAGCTCGTCGGCGCCCCCCGGCACGGCGTAGCTGCCGACTCGCTGGACCTGTCCGTGCGGGTCGATCGTGTACACCAGGCCTCCGGCTGGTTGAGAGCCGCCGGAGCGCCCGGTCGCCGCGACCAGCCGGTAGCCGAAGCGGCCGACCGTATCGAATGCCAGCGCTCCGTCCGAAGCCGGGGGGAAAGGAGCGGGAAGGCTCGCGAACAGGGTCACGCTCGAGCCGTCAGGGCTGATCTCATAAATCTTGTTGTCCGGCGAATGGCAAAAGATCGTGTCGGGCGGGAACCCCTGGATGCCGGGCGAGAGGACGCAGCGGGTCTCCTCGACCAGACTTGGCATCGTCGCGAACCGCGCAAGTGGGTGTCCGGAGGGCGGTGCGGCCCAGACCGTATTCGTGGTGTTCTCGACGTATAAGAACTGAGTGCCGGTCCAG
This portion of the Acidimicrobiales bacterium genome encodes:
- a CDS encoding STAS domain-containing protein — protein: MLQVEMVTGKATVVCAAKGNLDASTATTFRGAIALCLGGPGLIIDLSEMRFIDGSGLTALVGAIRRAQDQRTQVAVVAPTGSIRDVLDEAGLDAIVSVLETIDQALAELDDDVGALLLTEGFR
- a CDS encoding pirin family protein, translating into MSGPVTDLDADTVPAAGDPVGDIEIMESRSATVGAMAVRRALPQRGRRTVGAWCFFDHAGPVDAASGESGIGPHPHIGLQTVTWVLAGELVHRDSLGSEQPIRPGELNLMTAGRGIVHAEEHPVGGPVHIAQLWVAQPEATRNAPPEFEHHGELPRLDLGGGSTATVLVGEVGGARSSARRDSDHVGVDLELSSDVELPAERSFEYAVVPLEGVVQVEGRVAEPGHLVYLGLGRDEIRLRTPDRARAVLVGGVPFEEPILMWWNYVARTREEISAAHQEWTSRSERFTVPTSSLAPIDVDGPPWAPSD
- a CDS encoding GNAT family N-acetyltransferase, producing the protein MARSVIDDTAAERFAVTMDGATAKLEYEVDGGRLLLLHTEVPEVFRGQGVAARLVEAALANAGEDKLTIVPWCPYARRWLKEHPERIGDAFVDFKTPPPG
- a CDS encoding MFS transporter, whose protein sequence is MARRRVSVSRRAMWRLPWRRDRRWLILGVIGLAQLMVVLDLTVMNVALPSAQRALHFSTAGRQWVVTAYGLAFGSLLLLGGRLADLLGRKVTFLIGLVGFAGVSAIGGASVNFAMLITARACQGAFAALLVPSALSLLTTNFTEPADRGKAFGIFGAIVGAGGAVGLLLGGVLTEFLSWRWTMYVNLIFARVAFTALS
- a CDS encoding ester cyclase; the protein is MSDTLPIERKVEVAREFVARVFNEHQPDRACDYFTDDVVWHGGSLGKIAGVDNVVNLLRAFIGALPDLNAAEQDLIASGDLVAMRLVVTATHSADLLGIPNTGRRVQWDAVDIYRVNDDGKISEEWALDDMASFASQLGAISLPWAG